In Schizosaccharomyces osmophilus chromosome 2, complete sequence, the following proteins share a genomic window:
- a CDS encoding amino acid transmembrane transporter, with amino-acid sequence MDSSPSPPQYVPETRVYSYSNRNLSNEHADIDEKKPAVVEQSEVSVGEVDIVQPKGWFSDFVDGFRLANTDDGTPEHGLKRKLKSRHIQMIAIGGAIGTGVWVGSGQSLATGGAASVLINYILVGTMVFFTVYNLGELCVAFPTRGGYITHATRFIDDSWGFALSWNYVMGPIASIPLELTTSTMVMRYWTDLNAGIWVTIFIFFLISANTFGVRLYGELEYFLSTIKIAAMFGFIILGIIINCGGVPTDHRGYIGTHLFRENAFRNGFKGFCSVFTTAAFSFSGTEYVGVAAAETDNPAKAFPKAVRQTFFRIAIFYIFSLLIVGLLVSGADPRLTSYSGVDASPFVLAIKDANIKALPSILNAVILISVISSANATLYAGSRAIHSLGCNGFAPKCFGWVDRSGRPIIALLILFFFMPLAYLVETGKSTTVFNWLLSISSLGTLFTWGSINLAYIRYRSAMKHQQRSVKQIGFRSPFGIYAAWYAFGFICLVLVAEFYVSVSPISGKSSANSFFMNYLSAIIILVFFVVHKLIYRTPIITSSSMDIETDLACVVPSEKDQEKLETTGFGSLQNAIKKMLFFLKTYFP; translated from the coding sequence ATGGACTCGTCGCCTTCACCTCCTCAATATGTACCTGAAACAAGGGTGTATTCCTATTCAAACCGTAACTTATCTAATGAACATGCAGAtattgatgaaaagaagccCGCTGTTGTTGAACAGTCTGAAGTCTCTGTCGGTGAAGTTGACATTGTCCAACCGAAAGGATGGTTTTCCGATTTCGTTGATGGTTTTCGTTTGGCTAATACAGATGATGGTACTCCTGAACATGGTCTTAAGCGGAAACTCAAGTCTCGGCATATCCAAATGATTGCTATAGGAGGAGCCATTGGTACTGGTGTTTGGGTTGGTAGCGGGCAATCTTTAGCTACTGGAGGTGCTGCATCTGTCTTAATTAATTATATTCTGGTCGGCACCATGGTTTTTTTTACCGTGTATAACCTGGGTGAATTATGCGTCGCCTTCCCTACTCGCGGTGGTTACATTACACATGCTACTCGTTTTATTGATGACTCTTGGGGATTTGCCTTGAGCTGGAACTATGTCATGGGTCCCATCGCTAGTATTCCGCTTGAACTTACCACTAGTACAATGGTCATGCGTTACTGGACAGACCTCAATGCGGGTATATGGGTCacaattttcattttctttcttatttccGCAAACACATTTGGTGTACGACTCTATGGAGAGCTCGAATATTTCTTGTCCACAATAAAAATTGCAGCAATGTTTGGTTTCATCATCCTTGGCATTATTATCAATTGTGGTGGTGTCCCCACAGACCACCGAGGCTACATTGGGACCCACTTGTTTCGAGAAAATGCGTTTCGAAATGGATTTAAAGGATTTTGCTCAGTTTTTACCACAGCcgccttttctttttccgGTACCGAATACGTAGGAGTTGCTGCTGCTGAAACCGACAACCCTGCCAAGGCTTTCCCAAAGGCTGTTCGCCAAACTTTTTTTCGTATTgccattttttatatcttttctcttctcaTCGTAGGTCTGCTCGTTAGTGGTGCCGACCCTCGCCTAACTTCTTATAGCGGGGTGGATGCCAGTCCCTTCGTCCTAGCCATCAAAGACGCAAACATTAAAGCCTTACCTTCAATTCTAAACGCCgttattttaatttctgTTATATCTTCTGCGAATGCAACACTCTATGCAGGAAGTCGCGCtattcattctttaggCTGTAATGGGTTCGCCCCAAAATGCTTCGGCTGGGTAGATCGTTCTGGCCGTCCTATCATTGCTCttctcattctttttttctttatgcCTTTGGCATATTTGGTAGAAACGGGAAAAAGTACAACTGTGTTTAACTGGCTTCTGTCTATTTCTAGCCTTGGCACTTTGTTTACCTGGGGGAGCATCAATTTAGCCTATATTCGTTATCGTTCTGCTATGAAACATCAACAGCGTAGCGTGAAACAGATTGGTTTTCGCTCTCCTTTTGGTATCTATGCCGCCTGGTATGCCTTTGGCTTTATTTGCTTGGTATTAGTAGCTGAATTTTATGTTTCAGTTAGCCCCATTAGCGGAAAATCGAGTGcgaattccttttttatgaacTATTTATCAGCGATTattattttggttttttttgttgttcaCAAACTTATCTACAGAACTCCGATCATTACCTCCAGTAGTATGGACATCGAAACTGACTTGGCCTGTGTAGTACCGTCAGAGAAAGATCAAGAAAAACTCGAGACGACCGGCTTTGGGTCACTTCAAAATGCCATTAAGAAAAtgctattttttttaaaaacatattttccttga